The proteins below come from a single Mya arenaria isolate MELC-2E11 chromosome 8, ASM2691426v1 genomic window:
- the LOC128243240 gene encoding uncharacterized protein LOC128243240 — protein sequence MDFLTALITLSCLCILADAQSGANYKLCQDKRIELTGVGHNATMVYSRQDSGSNPCVLHIKSCANCRIKLKPDPNVNFSFKCPGQADSGNRFTCTLSCDYLYIFDKYYKDKLKNFYHSIDGNSLFKSESNEVFIGVCHGYSNYSFNFDIESEDKYEKKAGSSGSIQADGQFLSPFFPYPYAINHEIYTYEIQSVNSNEFVTLVFNDWNIHPSSSFAFTNSNIVGQVHAHMKRPMVQSDGNVLVFKFQTGILNNTEQNTDYIGWTAKYSINRAKVSLPNPDCGTDGYWSDIGGKIVFERQSHSSTLYDCLWVIKLQPGYDHVRLVINKFRALDAGLVSGDNMLEIHEGTTSKGNKVLRYDIKDNKEDAVAVELRDGAYIRYRGLFASNYQLRMSFNLFSKVTPCSSDQFSCSNGICIARELACDNSDDCGDKSDEGESGCAVNMDPHKSYQYTITIGVIVPMVISVFLIMIICLLFVMIRRCRRAQREATAANSDRIQTLSEDVSESSDRRGRRRRRRRHRNLNGERDMPPTYEEAIQNPPCWNSNLAFGNPVDPNLPSPPPYTEMEAGRRENTGQNSSQRHPGSPTSTNSSQSEVTIGSRNRSDDSTSSSSSEEGSTWGIYPPDGEGRRGRIGRHISSSGSERSRVRSQVQSRGHSGQRHGNRSERPESRTSSVTQGTELSNLEEEREVGRKSNERNLKLDLKPNVIVSQEHIPLSEGPKPQVQTFRQVGRPVDKLEGSISPVSFEIHQEHLSEQNQRVPGNHPKPVPSKRKSKTLTNDLKKRSASVEHLQQSDSDIEFGFGRSKPGMARARSVEVLDKRTARQPNSIEESPTRYNYDNLAASTSDDGSRDVMVVYDNARNDELPSTHPHFQALSASNLALTLHDPVSSRDNVSTSISMQAGPGNMTSRAKRTGQNLEKEEQNSNMSSRELESQVQGLSNESGSRMSFIWDKEDQNDVYV from the exons ATGGATTTTCTGACAGCCTTGATAACACTCAGCTGCCTTTGTATTCTTGCTGATGCTCAGTCAG GTGCCAACTACAAATTGTGCCAAGATAAGCGCATTGAACTGACAGGAGTGGGACATAATGCAACCATGGTATACAGCCGTCAAGACAGTGGTAGCAATCCCTGCGTATTGCACATCAAGTCATGCGCAAATTGTAGAATAAAGTTGAAACCTGACCCCAATGTCAACTTCAGCTTTAAGTGTCCAGGACAAGCAGACTCTGGCAACAGATTTACTTGTACACTGTC atgTGACTACCTCTACATATTTGATAAGTACTACAAAGACAAACTTAAAAACTTCTATCATTCCATTGATGGAAACTCTTTGTTTAAATCTGAATCTAATGAAGTCTTCATCGGGGTGTGCCATGGCTACTCAAATTATTCCTTCAACTTTGATATTGAATCAGAAG ACAAATATGAGAAAAAAGCTGGATCGTCGGGTTCAATTCAAGCTGACGGACAATTTTTGTCCCCGTTTTTCCCGTACCCCTACGCTATTAACCACGAGATCTACACATACGAAATACAAAGCGTCAACAGCAATGAATTTGTCACTCTGGTGTTTAATGACTGGAACATTCATCCATCCAGCTCATTTGCt TTCACTAACAGTAATATAGTTGGGCAGGTCCATGCTCACATGAAACGCCCAATGGTCCAGTCAGACGGGAATGTTTTGGTGTTCAAATTCCAGACAGGCATCTTAAAtaatacagaacagaacactgACTATATTGGCTGGACAGCTAAATACAGCATAAATCGTG ctaAAGTCTCACTTCCGAATCCAG ACTGTGGTACAGATGGTTACTGGAGCGATATTGGTGGCAAGATTGTGTTTGAACGGCAATCCCACAGTTCCACGCTGTACGACTGCCTCTGGGTGATCAAGTTACAGCCTGGATATGACCATGTCAGGCTGGTCATAAATAAATTTAGAGCTTTAG ATGCCGGCCTGGTGAGTGGGGATAACATGCTGGAAATTCATGAAGGGACAACATCGAAGGGCAATAAAGTGCTTCGGTATGACATCAAGGACAACAAGGAGGATGCTGTGGCGGTTGAACTCCGAGATGGGGCCTACATCCGATATCGCGGACTGTTCGCATCTAACTACCAGCTTCGAATGAGCTTCAATCTGTTTTCTAAAGTAACAC CATGCAGCAGTGACCAGTTTAGCTGTTCTAACGGGATCTGTATTGCTCGTGAGCTGGCATGTGACAACAGCGATGACTGCGGTGATAAGTCAGATGAAGGGGAAAGTGGCTGTGCAG TTAACATGGATCCACACAAAAGCTATCAATACACAATAACAATTGGCGTGATTGTTCCCATGGTGATCTCTGTGTTCCTCATAATGATCATCTGCCTGTTGTTTGTTATGATTCGCCGCTGTCGCCGGGCACAAAGGGAAGCGACTGCTGCAAACTCGGACAGGATCCAGACTCTGAGTGAGGATGTTAGTGAGAGCTCAGATAGGCGAG GTCGGAGGAGACGTCGACGTCGGCATCGTAACTTGAATGGCGAGCGAGACATGCCACCGACGTATGAGGAAGCCATACAGAATCCACCATGCTGGAATAGTAACCTG GCATTTGGCAACCCAGTGGATCCCAACCTCCCATCACCACCACCTTACACCGAGATGGAAGCGGGTCGGCGAGAAAATACTGGCCAAAATTCTTCCCAAAGACACCCTGGGAGTCCCACGTCAACAAACAGCAGCCAATCAGAAGTGACCATAGGCTCCAGAAACCGGTCAGATGACTCGACATCTTCATCATCTAGTGAGGAGGGCTCCACATGGGGTATTTATCCTCCTGACGGGGAAGGAAGAAGGGGAAGGATTGGGAGACATATTTCAAGCTCGGGGTCAGAACGTTCTAGGGTCAGAAGTCAAGTTCAGAGTAGAGGTCACTCAGGTCAGCGCCATGGAAACAGATCTGAAAGGCCAGAAAGTAGGACAAGTTCAGTCACCCAGGGAACTGAGTTGTCTAACCTTGAGGAGGAGCGAGAGGTTGGGAGAAAATCTAATGAAAGGAATTTAAAACTAGATCTGAAACCAAATGTTATTGTGTCACAGGAACATATACCTTTGTCTGAAGGTCCAAAACCGCAGGTGCAAACTTTTAGACAAGTTGGTAGGCCAGTTGATAAATTGGAAGGGTCTATATCACCTGTAAGCTTTGAAATCCACCAAGAGCATTTATCGGAACAAAACCAGCGTGTTCCAGGAAATCATCCCAAACCAGTTCCCTCTAAAAGGAAAAGTAAAACCCTGACAAATGATCTAAAGAAAAGGTCAGCGAGTGTTGAGCACTTGCAGCAGTCAGATTCAGATATTGAATTTGGTTTTGGACGATCAAAACCAGGCATGGCTAGAGCAAGATCTGTTGAAGTTCTTGACAAGAGAACTGCAAGACAACCAAACTCGATAGAAGAAAGTCCCACCAGGTACAATTATGACAATTTAGCTGCAAGCACGTCCGATGATGGTAGTAGGGATGTTATGGTTGTCTATGATAATGCTAGAAATGATGAACTCCCCAGTACGCATCCCCATTTCCAGGCTTTAAGTGCTTCAAACTTGGCCTTGACCTTACATGACCCAGTTTCCTCAAGAGACAACGTTTCTACTAGTATTTCAATGCAGGCTGGTCCTGGAAATATGACGAGCAGGGCAAAAAGGACTGGACAGAACTTGGAAAAGGAAGAACAAAATTCAAACATGTCTAGCAGGGAGTTAGAGAGTCAAGTTCAAGGTTTGAGCAATGAATCTGGGTCAAGGATGTCTTTTATCTGGGATAAAGAAGACCAGAATGATGTTTACGTTTAA